In the genome of Mucilaginibacter sp. 14171R-50, the window GGTGGTATAAGTCCGGCCCAAACACAAGCTTTTTATAACAACGAAACCGACAATACAAGTGCTTTATACCGCTCACGGCCCGTTATCAATAATATCCCTGAAAGGGAAACAGGTTCTAACGGATTTGCCATTTCGCCGTCGCGTACAGCGTCGGGCCATGCTATGCTTTACATTAACCCGCATGTGCCCTTTTATTTTAGAAGCGAGGTAGGGCTTAACAGCGCGGAGGGGCTGCATGCTTACGGAGCTGTTACCTGGGGGCAGTTTTTTATTTATCAGGGCTTTAACCAGCACTGCGGATGGATGCACACCAGCAGCTATGCCGATGTTGGCGACCTGTATGCCGAAAAAGTGAGCAAACTAAACGGTAAGTGGTTTTACGAATACGACGGAAAAATTAAACCCGTTACAAGCCGGCGGCTTAAACTAAAAGTGAAGCGTGGCGATGGTTATACAACCCGCTATATAACTGCTTATTATACCCATCATGGTCCTGTAATGGCTGCTATGGATGGCAGGTGGCTGGCACTGAAACATTACAACCGCTCATACAATGCTTTGCTGGAGTCCTGGCTGATAACAAAGGCGGGCAGTTTTGCCGAATACAAAAAGGCCATGGGCTTGTTGGCCAACACCAGCAATAACACCGTTTATGCCGATGATAAAGGCAACACCGCGTTTTGGTACGGCAATTTTATGCCTAAACGCGATACGGCATATAACTGGGCGTTACCTGTTGACGGTACCACATCAGCCACAGAATGGCAGGGTTTGCATGGTGTTGATGAAATTGTGCATGTTTATAACCCTGCTACAGGGTTTATTCAAAATTGTAACTCAACCCCGTTTACATCATCGGGTAAATCAAGCCCCGATAAAGGGAAGTATCCGGCTTATATGGCGCCCGACGGCGAGAACTACCGAGGGCTAAATGCCATAAACTTATTAAGTAACGCCAAAAACTTAACGCTGGACGGCCTGATAGCGAAAGGATACGATAAATACCTTGCTGCCTTTGATGATCTGCTGCCATCGCTGTTCAGCGCCTATAAAAGCGCCCCCGATAGCACCAAAACAAAGCTTGCCGAACCAGTGGCTTTATTACAAGCGTGGGACAAACGCACTGCAGTATCATCAGCAGCTACTACTTTGGCGGTTGACTGGGGTATGTTAATGTTCAGGGCTATCGGCCCGGCTAAACCCGGCGAAGGTAGCTACCAGGTACAAAGGGTAAGGCAAATGCTGCAAACTTTGCCTGCGGCCAAACAGCTGGAGTTTTTAGAAACGGCACTGCAGAACCTACAAAAACAATTTGGCACCTGGAAGATGGCCTGGGGCGATATCAACCGCTACCAACGCCCTGCCGACGGTGTAACCTTTAGTGATGCACAGCCTAGTTTGCCTGTTGGCTTAACTTCATCGCTTTTTGGGCAGTTGCCATCGTACCAAAGTCGTACAATGGGCACTATTAAACGTTACGGCTATTCGGGCAATAGCTTTATTGCCGCCGTTGAATTTGGACCAAGGTTAAAGGCAAAAACCATTATAACCGGCGGGCAATCGTTTAACCCGGCTTCACCGCATTTTGCCGATCAGGCGAAGGGATATATCGATGGCGACTTTAAAACGGTACTTTTTTATAAAGAAGATGTTTTGAAACATGCCGAAAGAACGTACCATCCCTAAGTGACAGATCTGCCTGTTATACCTATTAGCGCGAACCTAAAAATAATTATATTTGCTATACCGATATATATGAAAAAGTACGGGTTGGTTATATTACTGTTTTGTATTTGCACGGGTACTTACGCGCAAAGCATTTCATTTTTTGACCTTACCAACCTTACCACCCTCAGCGACGGGCAAGCGCATACTTACCTAACCCTGAGTAAAGCATTCAAGCGTCAGTATTTACAGGAAAAAGACGGCAAAACAATAGAACATTTTCGCTCGGTAGCTAAAAATGTTAAAGAAGAGGGCATTACTATTGGA includes:
- a CDS encoding penicillin acylase family protein produces the protein MVLKKLPVLFLFCAIGINLNAQAQRASAKEIARYKQQAAAVTIIRDNYGVPHIYAKTDASVVFGLMYTQCEDNFKGIERNYLYQLGRQSEADGEGRLFEDVQLQMIADSAGAIKDYNQSPPYFKKLMNAFADGINYYLYKHPEVKPLVFTHFKPWYALMFTDGSVAATETGGISPAQTQAFYNNETDNTSALYRSRPVINNIPERETGSNGFAISPSRTASGHAMLYINPHVPFYFRSEVGLNSAEGLHAYGAVTWGQFFIYQGFNQHCGWMHTSSYADVGDLYAEKVSKLNGKWFYEYDGKIKPVTSRRLKLKVKRGDGYTTRYITAYYTHHGPVMAAMDGRWLALKHYNRSYNALLESWLITKAGSFAEYKKAMGLLANTSNNTVYADDKGNTAFWYGNFMPKRDTAYNWALPVDGTTSATEWQGLHGVDEIVHVYNPATGFIQNCNSTPFTSSGKSSPDKGKYPAYMAPDGENYRGLNAINLLSNAKNLTLDGLIAKGYDKYLAAFDDLLPSLFSAYKSAPDSTKTKLAEPVALLQAWDKRTAVSSAATTLAVDWGMLMFRAIGPAKPGEGSYQVQRVRQMLQTLPAAKQLEFLETALQNLQKQFGTWKMAWGDINRYQRPADGVTFSDAQPSLPVGLTSSLFGQLPSYQSRTMGTIKRYGYSGNSFIAAVEFGPRLKAKTIITGGQSFNPASPHFADQAKGYIDGDFKTVLFYKEDVLKHAERTYHP